The sequence below is a genomic window from Tachysurus vachellii isolate PV-2020 chromosome 2, HZAU_Pvac_v1, whole genome shotgun sequence.
tgctgcaccaaaccagatggtgatggatgtgcacaggacagattctatgactgcagtgtagaacatcaacagctcctgtggcagaacatacttccttaattgacgtagaaagtacatcctctgctgggcctttttcatgatagagtttatgttacactcccatttcaggtcttgggaaatggtagtgctcagaaacttgaaggcccccacagatgacaccgggctgttggatattgtgagggggagtaatgttgaggggtctttcctaaagtccactatcatctccacagttttgagggtgtttagctccagactgttctgactgcaccatagcatcAGCCACTTCACCTCCTGTTGGTCTGCAGattcatcgccatcttggatgagaccgatgagcgtagtatcatctgcaaacgtcaggagtttaacagttgggtcacttgaaagtgcagtcattagtgtagagggagaatagcagtggggagaggacacatccctgtggagcgccagtgctgattgtccgaatgctggaggtgacacctcccagtctcacctgttgtttcctgtctgtcaggaagctggtgatccactgacagatagAAGAGGGaatagtgagccttaggagtttggagtggagaatttccagaattatagtattaaaagccAAACTAAAGTCAACAAAACGAATCCAGgcgtatgtccctgggcagtccaggtgttgcagaatgtagtgcagacCAATGTTGACTGCGTCCTCCACTGACCTGTTTGCACGGcaggcaaactgtaggggatccagcatctgttccatgacagtctttaggtgggccaataccagctgttcaaaggccttcatgacaacagatgtcagagcaacaggcctgtagtcattcagtccagtgatggagggtttcttggggaACAGGACgattgtggagagtttaaagcaggaggggacttcacacagctacAGAGATCTGTTAAAGATATTGGTGAAAACACAGAGTGCATCCATTAGTCCATGTGTAGACagtaaaattttatatttcaagtcaagaagcttttattgtcatttcaaccatatatagctgttgcagtacacagtgaaatgagacaacgtttctccaggatcatggtgctacataaaacaaagacagggctaaggacttgtaagtagtcttagccacataaagtgcaactgtgcaacctggtgcaaacagtgcaggacaagacaaacaagacagacaagacagtgcaggacaaaagacagtgcaggacaaaagacagtgcaggacaaaaagttacaagacaatacacaaaagataataaaaagtaaatagaaaCAGTGCCGACTGAccggtgtaaatactgtatgtgaatactaaatgttcaaacaatatttcgtgcactaatactagaatgaacagtttcttagcagcaggtccttgagataatatatagaactgtgcaaaaacagcaaatgactgaaatattgtatagtgtgtgcaaaacgactgaaatattgtatagtatgtgcaaaacagcatgtaaacagtttaatggatgtaagcagcatgtaaacagtttgatgtgtcagtgtgtggtctgtgcagtccatacagatgatgtgcgtgtgtatgttgtgctcagtacagttcagttcagttattgagaagtctaaTGGCttaaactgttacacagtctggtcgtgagggcccgaatactttggtacctttttccagacaacaggagggtgaagagtgtgtgtgaggggtgtgtggggtcatccacaatgctgttggctttgcggatgcagtgcgtggtgtaagtgtccatgattgagggaagagagaccccaatgatcttctcagctgtcctcactatctgctgcagggttttgcgatccgagatcgtacagttcccaaaccagacagtgatgcagctgctcagaatgctctcaatggtccctctgtagaacatggtcaggatggggggaaggagatgtgcctttctcagccttcgtaggaagtagagactcTTTAGTTTTATACACATTCAGAGAAAGTTCTGTtctcttattatatatatgtagcCCTCTCACTGATTAACTGACTCAAATCTGTCTAGGGATATAACTTTACACGTGAGAGGCACATCTAAATTTACCGAAGGTGTGATATGTATTACCAAAGTTACTCAAACTGCTGTATTTAACCTCGGGCTTCAGACTTCAGTGTTCCTTTAATTGTTCTCCTCTATCACTCACAATAATTAATGataaccaataataataatgaaggtaTTTGTACCACACTTCAAAAACTTAAAAAAGTCCAATCTCTTCCTTTAAACAAGAAAACACAGAAGATTAAATTgtagaaacaataaacaaacatttattctctcaaacaagtgtaaataaaacaaaccaaaatccCCCAAATGTAATGTTACCCAGCTGGGATTTTAAATGTCTTGGTGGTGCACTTCGTTGGAGCTCAGGTGAACGAATGAACACTTTATACTGTAATACTCACGCAATCCAACGGAACAGGGAAACTCAAAAGTGAAACATCCACCAGCCAACGATGTAAACAAGGAAAAGATGCAGTAGAAGTCTCCACGAGGCCTCCGGTCTCTCCTGCCGGATTGCGTAGTCTTAGTTTCTCCGGTTCTCACGCACTGCACACGAGTATTCGCGTTACAAACCGTTAAGCACTGAGATGAAGAGAACTTGCGGTGTCCTTTGTCTCTCACGGGAACGCACGCAGGCCGAGCCACTCTCACCCTGCACTCCCCACATAGAGttcattcatgtttattttattcagcaGTCTCTTATCTGCTAGGTGTCCTTTTTTTCCGTCTGCAAACTCGGTTTTCGCGCTTTACCGTGCGATTTTCCCCGGACCGTGCGATTCGCGCACGTACATCCGCCACCTCGTGTCGTCCGTCTTCCTCACACTCCACTTCCTTCTTCCCTCGCAGTCCGTCCTCTGACCTCCCGAGGTCAGTGAGAAAACTACCTCATTGgttaacacaacaacacacatctttctttataacaacattttcttatttatttcctgtttgaaagtaataattttttaactatttattgcaaaagaaaaaaacaaactaaataattattagGCCCTAATTTTAGCAGGgctctacatatatatatatatataatgtgacaataaaagtgacttgacttgacttgactatttGTTAGTGATGGccggttcgtgaacgaatcgttctttttagatgaaccggttcaccaaatcggactgattcgttcttaACAGtgcgcgtcttgagtcagcgctgatccacaagttactaaagttactcactttcggtcatgcctgacagcccctccgactctaaataaactaatatcccggagtatatgtaactcctgtacactgaactgagacatgttgtgctgagagaactgtgagctcgagctgttgatactgcgcatgcatgaatcactgaacttatacagtgaatcatcagtacagaactgagaactgttccTTTCGGACGCGTCCAAGAACCGATGAGCTTGAATGTTGtgcatgcttgaatcactgaaccgatacagcgaatcatcagtacactgaactgagaactgtttctttcggacatgtccgagaaccgatgagctgttgttactgtgcatgcttgaatcactgaactcactctcactctctcactcattttctaccgcttatccgaactacctcgggtcacggggagcctgtgcctatctcaggcgtcattgggcatcaaggcaggatacaccctggacggagtgccaacccatcgcagggcacacacacacacactcattcactcacgcaatcacacactatggacaattttccagagatgccaatcaacctaccatgcatgtctttggaccgggggaggaaaccggagtacccggatgaaacccccgaggcacggggagaacatgcaaactccacacacacaaggcggaggcaggaattgaacccccaaccctggaggtgtgaggcgaacgtgctaaccactaagccaccgtgccccccgaatcactgaactgatacagcgaatcatcagtacactgaactgagaactgtttctttcggacgcgtctgacatacagtaatacctcgagatacgagtttaattcgttccgtggcCTTGctatttgctcgtatctcaaagttgctcatatctcaaagtaattttccccatttaaattaattgaaatctacggtggccgagaagtgcaaaacacattaacaaatccaaaaacaaattaacaaatccaaaaacacattagcaaatccgaaaacaaattaacaaatccgaaaacacattaacaaatctgaaaacacattatcaaatccgaaaacaaattaacaaatccgaaaacaaattaacaaatccgaaaacacattaacaaatccgaaaacacattaacaaatccaaaaacaaattaacaaatgcgaaaacacattaacaaatgcgaaaacaaattaacaaatccgaaaacacattaacaaatccgaaaacacattaacaaatccgaaaacaaattaacaaatccgaaaacacattaacaaatccgaaaacacattaacaaatccgaaaacaaattaacaaatccgaaaacacattaacaaatccgaaaacaaattaacaaatccgaaaacactaacaaatccgaaaacaaattaacaaatccgaaaacacattaacaaatccgaaaacaaattaacaaatccgaaaacactaacaaatccgaaaacaaattaacaaatccgaaaacacattaacaaatccgaaaacacattaacaaatctgaaaacaaattaacaaatccgaaaacacattaacaaatccgaaaacaaattaacaaatctgaaaacacattaacaaatcctaaaacaaattaacaaatcagaaaacacaaggacaagtcagacaacccggaaacggtaggtatcgtttttgaatagaatcttaccgatcattggacaagacacctgtcacttaagatatacaggtatggaatcttatgtgtaatgtgtaaagttctctgtttaaatataagaaaataacagaattaatccacattaatccattccatccatccattctaacttttccctgcggcagactgttgaacttcatgtataccttgagtgacaggtgtcttgtccaatgatcggtacgtgttccaatcaccaactataccaacctctttcaggttgtctgaattgtcgttgtgttttcagatttgttaatgtgttttgcacttctcggccacaaCAACAAGTGagacaacccggaaaaggtaggtacagtttgtgaatggaaacttaccgatcattggacaagacacctgccattcaagatatacaggtgaatgaaaggtgtcttgtccgatgattggtaagtttccattcacaaattatacttacctcttccgggttgtctgacttgtcgttgtggccgagaagtgcaaaacacatgaacaaatccgaaaacaaattaacaaattcggatttgttaatgtggtttCGGAttggttaatttgttttcggatttgttaatgtgttttcggatctgttaatgtgttttcggatttgttaatgtgttttgcacttctcggccaccatagaaatccgttccagctcgcaaaattccactccagttgttttgtttatgtgttttgaatatgaaaaatgttcagtacctgtatttataaaatgacaaatattgtgtaaaaacatacagtaataaaagagaaggttaaaaaaataaaccggTTTCACTTTACGGAATTAAACAGGCGGAGGatttaggaggaattacactttcactttcgttcacttactcgctactgtacactcttaatgctactttgcacttaaatggaacttaactaaacttcactaaactTAACAAACTTAAATCAGGCATCGCGTTAGATCAAGCAGGCCACGTCTTCAAGCgcgcatcagctgttaatcagctgtccatgacgcgcaccaatccggttacgacatccatattacccgacaatttaaattcccattcatagccgctctagcgcttcgctgctgctacGATTTAAACTctctcctccaaccccgactccatcATGATGGAACCCGTGTTCCTTggaccagtttacgtcataaatctccacatatttttctctctctctctctccccctctccatctaattatttaattatttatgtatccattcattcatttcttactttccaaaaacgcgtaatcgagcatatctaatactatgcatgattagtggttctgttatacgggggtctattctattttcgctGCTCTCCCTGCTCTGTCCATGCATGCAAACGGATGGGCGCGTGGATTCttgtccagaacagaaccataccgctaacactaactgtatgcatatcatctaataaattctcttttgacagagtggtcctgacagaactgaaattctcttaacttaactaaacttaattgctacaatttctgttttctttacattaattttgcttaattttcttcatcacttttctcttcacttgtttttgcctctttcctcactaacatctgccggtcattttaataaaaatctgtccggccggcatatcggatgcggtgtagtcgcacaagttaaattttttttaacagatccaacgctcaaaactgATCCGAAAATTATGGATCctcagatggtcggcacctcacacagcgcctttgcgactctccataggaaatgaatgactggTTTATCACCCGTCATTTGTCGTGTGcggtggaaaggcggctttaaccgagtgagacgcgggaagctgaggcgggggaaacagagcacacgtgttgttggggatctttgtttcggcggagTCGGCTCGGATGCTTGTATCTCacggcaaaaatttggtcgaatcacagttcgtatctcaaaaaaattgtatgtcaaagcactcgtatctcgaagGTATCACTGTACTGATAACCGATGAGCTGTTTTTACTTACGCATgtgtaaatcactgaactgatacagcaacaaatgtaaatggttatgatttaatgtcttatcaacgtatgagtgtttaactcagttgcattagtttttgtaaaagaaatggtgaactggattatttaactggttcattaaaacgaactgtccgaaagaaccggttcacgGAAAAAACTGAACTTCCCATCACAATTTGCCACAGCccagtgggcggggcttatctgtatttgtttgtatCTGTTTGCCACTAGTGATGGGAATTTCGGTTCTTTTCcgtgaaccggttctttcggacagttcgttttaatgaaccagttcaataatccagttcacagTTCTTTTATGTCCTGACGTAATGATGTAATTCACTATGACttaatgacgtaaattccttcatcccgctATTGCAgatattaaaggcagggtctcctatttttgaaagccaatgtcgacatttgaaatcaccaaaacaaacacgcccctaacccaaatgggtcccacccctgtattgatagctccgcccacacatacatacgtaacccaggcaaataatggaaagaaatgtgtctttatcatagctgaagggaagaacaatacgattgcagataaacaaacaagcaaaaatgacacacaagcataatcatgcaaaggacggcatatattagttctgtgtaacaaagcaaaaccaacgttactcacctatcgagaaggaaagtaaagtcttaagtaaagttgaatttcccgagtcaataactcctgagctaaacgctgttactacactaaacacggttgtagctgcctctctacattactatgatagaaaagaggtgttatttgtgtagtaacagcgtttagctcaggagttattgactcgggaaactccaatctgtgaatatgcgccaacttcctgctccttcagttctctccagcgctggaaagctgatcctatattaacacgtcctacttcttgccttatcgtaagcctttcttcgatttctttctttctttgtttttatcctccatgtgaatgttaaaaccgctttctgctaatgtcacacatgcgcactgaacactctctctgccacatattgacaagccctgcccctttctgctcattggctacacgtttgttttgatttttgttttgatttttgtttattattcggcacgactcaaaaatcggagaccctgcctttaatacaatcaatttaacacatttgaaaagttctttgaaatcataactttagttgaatacgtttcttacattcaagttttgcaactaaaacacccagtacaggcattgatgtgcaaacgtgggtgttttacgtgtcttaaagatataaagttaataaattaatcttcatcaacttacaaaaacgtaccataaaagcataattttgaaatgtttctttcgctccatcagttgtttcaaaaactaatgtaactgagttaaacactcatatgttgataagacattaaaccataaccatttacatttgttactgtatcagttcagtgatttacacatgcgcagtaacaacagctcatcggttcttggacgcgtccgaaaggaatagttctcagttctgtactgatgatttgctgtatcggttcagtgattcatgcacgcgcagtatcaacagctcgagctcacagttctctcagcacaacatgtctcagttcagtgtacaggagttacatatactccgggatattagtttatttagagtcggaggggctgtcaggcatgaccgaaagtgagtaactttagtaacttgtggataagcgctgactcaagacacgaactgtttagaacgaatcagtctgATTTGGTGAACTGCTTCTatcttacatatatatatgaaataagaGAACAGaactttctctgaatgtggataaaactaaagcctggtcactcaacatcagctccatcaccaagaaagcccagcagcgtctctacttcctacgaaggctgagaaaggcacacgaccagactgtgtaacagtttaaGCCATctgacttctcaataactgaactgaactgaactgtactgagcacaacatacatacgcacatcatctgtatggactgcacagacctacaccagatacacacactgacacatcaaactgtttaaatGCTGCTCACtgtacatccatcaaactgtttacaggCTGTTTTGAacactttttgctcttttgcacaaactgtccaacatttcaaacattttgcacatactgtacaatatttcagtcatttgctgtttttgcacaattctatatattatctcaaggacctgctgctaagaaactgtgttcattctagtattagtgcacaaaatattgtttgaacatttagtattcacatacagtacagtatttacactggtcggttggcactgtttctgtttactgttgccttttgtgtattgtattttttgtactgtcTTGTAACTTcttgtctgcactgtctgtcctgcactgtcttgtttgtcttg
It includes:
- the LOC132862822 gene encoding uncharacterized protein LOC132862822 codes for the protein MTALSSDPTVKLLTFADDTTLIGLIQDGDESADQQEVKWLMLWCSQNSLELNTLKTVEMIVDFRKDPSTLLPLTISNSPVSSVGAFKFLSTTISQDLKWECNINSIMKKAQQRMYFLRQLRKYVLPQELLMFYTAVIESVLCTSITIWFGAATKQDRNRLQRTVKTAEKIIDAPLPTLQDLYDTRTRNRAGKITTDPSHPGHNLFQLLPSGRCYRTLLTKTARHRNRFFPQAITLINNSP